The window ACGCGGGATCGTCGCTGCCGGCGAGCCGGAACACCCTCCCGGGCTCCAACAGCCGCGCCGCCGCGATCACGCCCTCCGCCGCGACCCGGGCCCGCCGCCGATCCGCGATCGTGATCACCGCACCGTCGGCCAGATACCGGTACGCCCGCACGACCGTCGACGAGGTCGTCCCCAGAACCCGGGCGTACTCCCGCACCCCGGGCAGCTCCGTCTGCGCGGCCAGTTCTCCGGACCGCACACGACACGCCAGTTCATGAGCGATCTCCACATAACGGGCCATGGCCGCCGACTGTAGGGCCACCAGCCGAATCGTGGGGAGAAACGAGCGCACTCGGGCCCTGATCTTCCCGGCTTGGTCACCAACCTGGGCGGGCACGACCTCGTCCCGCTCGACGCCGCCTTCGGCCGCATCGACGACACCCTCGCCGGCGGACCGGTGGGCGCCGTTCCCCGCGTGGAGCGCGTCGGCGAGAGCCGCGCGGCGTCACCCGGCGCGGTCGAGGCGGATGACGCCGTCGTACGCCTCGCGGGCATCGAGGAGCTGGTCCCAGTGCTCGGCGACCCAGGCGCAGGCAACCGTCATCGGCTCCAGCATGCTGCGGCCCAGCGCGGTCAGCTCGTACTCGACATGGGCGTTGGCCCTGGCATCCAGGACGGTGCGGGTGATCAGGCCGTCCCGTTCGAGGGAACGCAGCGACTGGGTGAGCACCTTGGGAGTGACCCGGCTAAGTGGCACGCGCAGCTCGGAGAACCGGCGCGGCCCGTCTTCAAGGCAGCGGATGATGAGGGCCGCCCACTTGTCGCCGAAGCGGATCGGGTTGAGCGAGGACGGGCACAGCTCGTCGAACATGTCGGCGGGCAGAGGCTCCCTCACAGCCTCACGATAGCCAGACAACCGGTATCCCCGCGGTAACCGTCGTCCTCGCTAGCGTCCGCGCAACGGCCGGCGCAAGGGCGCCGGTTCCCGAGAGAGGGGTTGCCGTGGACATTGTGGTGTTCGGCGCAGGCGGGCGTGCGGGGCGGCAGGCTCTCGCCGAAGCAGGTCGCCGCGGCCACCAGGTCACCGCCGTGGTCCGCGACCCCGCCCAGCATGGTGACCTGCCGTCCGACGTCCGGGTGGTTGCGGGCGATGTGACGGACGCGATGAGTGTCGAGCGGGCGGCGGCCGGGCAGGACGCGGCGATCAGCGCCGCGGTCGACCTGTCCGTGCCGGCACACGATTTCTTCACCGCATCGTCCCGCGCCCTGGTCACAGGGCTGGCCAGGGCGGGCGTGCGCCGTCTGGTGGTCGTCGGCCTCTCCTCGATCCTGCCGGGGGCATCCGGCGCCGCGTTGATGGACGAGCCCGGCTACCCGAACGAGTACCGTCCTTTCTTTCTCGGCCACGCGGCGGGCCTCGACGTGCTGCGCACCTGCGAGCTCGACTGGGCGTACATCGCTCCCGCCGGGGACTTCAACCACGACGGGGCGCGCACCGGCCAGTACCGGGTCGCCGAGCACGGCGACGCGGCCAGCCGGATCGGCTACTCGGACTTCGCAATCGCGCTGCTCGACGAGATCGAGGAAGCGCGTCACCACCGCGCCACCGTCAGCGTCCGGTAGGCACCGACCAGGGAGACGGGTCGTGACCTTACCGAGTCAGGGTCGACTGCCTCGGCCGTCTGGCGCGGGGGCATCCGCGTTTCCGGAGTAGTCGGGGGTCCGCGCGGCTACGAGCCACCGAGAAATGCGGCTTCGCCGTTCGGCCGGGCCTCGATGCCGACTGTCCGGCCACCAGCCCCTTTCTTCAACGCGGGGGTTCAGTGCCCTGGGTGTGAGTGGCGTCGAGGAAGGCGGTGTAGGAGATAACGCTGGGAATGGGACGCCGAGAGCACCGGCGGTGCCGGTCAGGGTCTTCTCCTGGCCGAGGAGACGTCCGTCGGTCGGATCGATGAGCAGGGTGTAGCGGGTCGGCAGTCCGGACATCGCGCTGTCGACCGCGACCGCGAGGGCGGGGCGGCCGGCCCGGTCGACGGTGCGGCCCTGGAAGTAAAGGTCCGGAGTGGAGGCAAGAACGTCGAGAAGGGCGGCGCGCACCGGTGCGGGTGGAACCTGTTCGAGGCAGAGA is drawn from Parafrankia irregularis and contains these coding sequences:
- a CDS encoding winged helix-turn-helix transcriptional regulator; the encoded protein is MREPLPADMFDELCPSSLNPIRFGDKWAALIIRCLEDGPRRFSELRVPLSRVTPKVLTQSLRSLERDGLITRTVLDARANAHVEYELTALGRSMLEPMTVACAWVAEHWDQLLDAREAYDGVIRLDRAG
- a CDS encoding NAD(P)-dependent oxidoreductase → MDIVVFGAGGRAGRQALAEAGRRGHQVTAVVRDPAQHGDLPSDVRVVAGDVTDAMSVERAAAGQDAAISAAVDLSVPAHDFFTASSRALVTGLARAGVRRLVVVGLSSILPGASGAALMDEPGYPNEYRPFFLGHAAGLDVLRTCELDWAYIAPAGDFNHDGARTGQYRVAEHGDAASRIGYSDFAIALLDEIEEARHHRATVSVR